GCAGGGGGCCAGTGTCGGGGCGCAGACCGGCGGGCGGGTCGGCTTCTTCCTGCACACCGAGGACTTCGCGGGCGACCACGCACGCATGGTGGCGGCCGGGGTGCGGTTCCTGGAGGAGCCTCGCCACGAGGTCTACGGCTCGGTCGCGGTCTTCGAGGACCTGTACGGCAACCGCTGGGACCTGCTCCAGCCCGCGTAGGCCGCGCTGCCGCTCCGGACCTTCCCTGGACCCGCGCGGATTGGCATGATCAGCACATGACGAAGGACGCGGCATCCGGGGTGTACGAGGCACGGTACGGCTGGGACGGCAAGACGCTCGGGGTCGTGGCCGGGGCGGCCGCCCTCACTCTGCTTCTGGTGGTGTCGGACGCCCCGCCGGTACTGCGGGCGATCTGTGTCGTGCTGTTCGGCGGTGGCGGGCTCTTCATGGCCTTCGTCGCCCTGAGCCGCAGGCCGGCCTTCCGTGTCGACGGAAAGGGTGTGCTGCTCGGCGGCTCTCCCGCGCGCTACCGCGCGACAACGGTGCACGTGCCGTGGCAGGACATCACGGCGATCGTGCTGTGGCAGCAGAAGATGCCCGGCGGGTCGCTGCCCTGGGTCGGGGTGGCTCTCCGGCCGGGCGCCGTCCCGCCGCCCGCCCCCGGGCAGGGGGAAATCGCACGGGCCACGCTGCGGGCCCTCCTGCCGAACGTTCCGGCCGACGTGGTGCTGACCTCGCGGGCGGTCTCGGGCTGGCGGCTCGACCGGGCCGCACTGGACTCGGCCGTGGACGCGTTCGCGCCGGGGATCCCGGTCGTGGACGCGGGATAGCCCGTCCACGCCTGTCAGCGGGTCCCGTTCCCCTCCAGATAGGCCAGGACCGCCAGGACCCGGCGGTGGACCGAGCCGTCGTCCTGTTCGAGGCCGAGCTTGGCGAAG
This genomic interval from Streptomyces sp. NBC_00464 contains the following:
- a CDS encoding VOC family protein; its protein translation is MSHIALVTLVVRDYDEALGFYTDALGFELVEDTDRGDGSRWVVVRPRGTQGTGLLLARAKDEAQGASVGAQTGGRVGFFLHTEDFAGDHARMVAAGVRFLEEPRHEVYGSVAVFEDLYGNRWDLLQPA